Proteins encoded in a region of the Raphanus sativus cultivar WK10039 chromosome 8, ASM80110v3, whole genome shotgun sequence genome:
- the LOC108818643 gene encoding LOW QUALITY PROTEIN: NAC domain-containing protein 17 (The sequence of the model RefSeq protein was modified relative to this genomic sequence to represent the inferred CDS: inserted 2 bases in 2 codons; deleted 1 base in 1 codon): MADSCLKGGKFSAPGFRFHPTDEELVMYYLKRKICKRKLRVNAIGVVDVYKFDPEELPGQSVLKTGDRQWFYFTPRSRKYPNAARSGRCTTTGHXKATGKDRVVSYNSRSVGLKKTLVFYRGRAPTGQRTDWVMHEYTMDEDELGRCKNAKEYYALYKLFKKSGAGPKNGEEYGAPFQEEEWVDEEEEPVVRVWNNVSLVDVQLDDLEEILSGIPFAPGVPQTCTNIPQVNREEDLQSTLVNNSAREFLKPQGTEDFFFPNDMPSSYESIDVTSAXNNSVMEPLVFEKDDYIEMDDLLTPDLGASLSLVEKNPAQLLNPGEYYGDFNDFDQLFHDVSMSLDMEPILQETSADLLSNFADNTSDQEQQLLYQQFQDQTSENKLNNIMDPTPNLNQFTDDLWLEDDNQTAVLFDQPQSVICGAFASPSSGVIPASTNLATSVDDAQDQEGVNGGGGTSPFSSALWAFMDSIPSTPASACEGPINRTFVRMSSFSRIRFSGKANGTPVNTAVIAKKRGINRGFLLLSIVGALCAIFWVLVPTVQTSGRPVFS; this comes from the exons ATGGCGGATTCGTGTTTAAAAGGTGGTAAATTCAGTGCACCAGGGTTTCGATTTCATCCGACCGATGAAGAGCTTGTCATGTATTACCTCAAGAGGAAGATTTGTAAGAGAAAGCTGAGAGTCAATGCCATCGGCGTCGTCGATGTTTACAAGTTCGATCCCGAAGAATTGCCTG GTCAATCGGTGTTAAAGACGGGAGATAGACAGTGGTTCTACTTCACACCAAGGAGCAGGAAGTATCCAAACGCAGCTAGGTCTGGTAGATGCACGACCACTGGGC TGAAAGCTACTGGAAAGGATCGAGTCGTATCGTACAACTCGAGATCAGTTGGACTCAAAAAGACTCTTGTTTTCTATAGAGGTCGTGCACCTACTGGTCAGCGTACTGATTGGGTGATGCATGAGTATACCATGGATGAAGATGAACTCGGGAGATGCAAGAACGCCAAG GAATATTATGCACTTTATAAACTGTTCAAGAAAAGTGGGGCTGGTCCCAAAAACGGTGAGGAGTATGGTGCTCCTTTCCAAGAAGAAGAATGggttgatgaagaagaggaacCTGTGGTTCGT GTGTGGAATAATGTTAGCCTTGTAGATGTTCAGTTAGATGATCTCGAGGAGATTCTCAGTGGAATCCCATTTGCACCTGGGGTTCCTCAAACATGTACTAATATTCCTCAG GTTAACAGAGAAGAAGATTTGCAGAGCACGTTGGTGAATAATTCTGCTAGAGAGTTTCTTAAACCTCAGGGAACTGAAGACTTCTTCTTTCCAAACGACATGCCTTCGAGTTACGAGTCTATTGACGTCACGTCAG CCAATAACTCTGTTATGGAGCCTTTGGTGTTTGAGAAGGATGACTACATTGAAATGGATGACCTTCTGACACCTGATCTCGGAGCTTCTTTATCTTTAGTTGAGAAGAACCCTGCACAGCTTTTGAACCCTGGTGAATATTATGGAGACTTCAATGACTTTGACCAATTGTTCCATGACGTTTCCATGTCTTTGGATATGGAACCCATTCTTCAGGAAACTTCTGCAGATCTGTTGAGTAACTTTGCCGACAACACATCCGACCAGGAACAGCAATTGCTTTATCAACAGTTCCAGGACCAGACCTCTGAAAACAAGCTGAACAACATCATGGATCCTACCCCAAATCTCAATCAGTTCACTGATGACCTGTGGCTTGAAGATGATAATCAGACTGCTGTCCTCTTTGATCAACCGCAGTCTGTTATTTGTGGAGCATTTGCGTCACCTTCATCAG GTGTGATCCCCGCTTCCACAAATCTTGCTACGAGTGTAGATGATGCCCAAGACCAAGAAGGCGTCAATGGTGGTGGTGGAACGAGCCCATTCTCATCGGCTCTGTGGGCATTCATGGATTCAATACCTTCAACGCCAGCCTCTGCGTGTGAAGGTCCTATTAACCGGACATTTGTGCGTATGTCTAGCTTTAGCCGTATCAGGTTCAGTGGAAAGGCTAATGGAACGCCAGTGAATACTGCTGTAATAGCGAAGAAGCGTGGCATAAATAGAGGGTTTCTTCTCTTATCAATTGTGGGTGCCTTGTGTGCCATCTTCTGGGTGTTAGTACCCACGGTTCAAACCTCGGGGAGACCCGTCTTCTCGTGA
- the LOC108822985 gene encoding LOW QUALITY PROTEIN: uncharacterized protein LOC108822985 (The sequence of the model RefSeq protein was modified relative to this genomic sequence to represent the inferred CDS: inserted 1 base in 1 codon; deleted 1 base in 1 codon; substituted 1 base at 1 genomic stop codon), with translation MSMLDSFFNKGFKAAKCKTLLKLTIPRIKLIRNRREAQIKQMRREIAKLLETGQEATARIRVEHIIXEEKMMAAQEIIELFSELIAVRLPIIEAQRKCPLDLKEAISSVCFAAPRCSDLTELQQVQLLFVSKYGKEFVAAASDLSPILVSSXGKIRQHSTAERMFVFLIIFLNHFFLQLVELLSVRAPSPETKLKLLKEIAQEHQLDWDPTPTETDLFKSHEDLLDGPKQFGGGSKVPLKEEQDKGSHLTMLSLSRPEEQRQSGSDSEDEELDFPEVPNVLLRPNPAATYEHTSPNLPLDSENAGDDNLASKRDEHTAKASSTVVESDREKQSSYSPPSVVGVVGSFSTNESDAPRKISDVDLRDVLTAAQAAADSAERAAAAARSAASLAQLRINELTKKTPDQSPESPTENPFYSTPPQQTMEKTTIDHTEFQMEETSSLFNHQTERLHSMEKPQFDHQNSSASSYGDLTDFQLGDYSSPFNHQAGRLPSMEKPRFDHQNSSASSYGDITELQRQDTSSFDRLSPSDQDHQQMRLPSREDDPYYSYPNLFTSQNPDRSPGSRSFSDTSKPAHDS, from the exons ATGTCGATGCTCGATTCGTTCTTCAATAAAGGTTTCAAAGCTGCAAAATG CAAAACGTTGCTCAAGTTAACGATCCCTCGGATAAAGCTAATCAGGAACCGAAGAGAAGCGCAGATTAAGCAGATGCGCCGTGAAATCGCAAAGCTTCTCGAGACTGGTCAAGAAGCCACTGCTCGAATTCGT GTTGAGCATATTA AGGAAGAGAAGATGATGGCTGCTCAAGAGATCATAGAGCTCTTCTCTGAGCTCATCGCTGTTCGCCTTCCGATTATCGAAGCTCAAAGGAAATGTCCTCTAGATCTAAAAGAAGCAATATCAAGTGTGTGTTTTGCTGCGCCAAGGTGCTCTGATTTGACAGAGCTGCAGCAGGTTCAGCTTCTATTTGTTTCCAAGTACGGCAAGGAGTTCGTTGCTGCTGCTTCTGACTTAAGCCCGATTCTGGTGTCATCGTAAGGTAAGATACGTCAACACAGCACAGCTGAAAGAATGTTTGTgtttctaattatttttctaaatcatttttttttacagttgGTGGAGTTGCTGTCAGTGCGTGCACCTTCCCCAGAAACTAAACTGAAACTTCTCAAGGAGATTGCACAAGAACATCAACTTGATTGGGACCCTACTCCTACAGAAACTGATCTCTTCAAATCGCATGAAGATCTCCTT GATGGACCAAAGCAATTTGGTGGAGGCTCTAAGGTGCCATTAAAGGAGGAACAAGATAAAGGGTCAcatttgacaatgttatctctTTCACGTCCAGAGGAACAAAGACAATCTGGTTCTGATTCAGAGGATGAAGAATTAGACTTTCCCGAGGTTCCAAATGTCTTGCTGCGCCCAAATCCTGCCGCCACTTATGAACACACCTCTCCCAACTTGCCCTTGGATTCCGAGAATGCTGGAGACGATAATTTGGCTTCCAAAAGAGATGAACATACTGCAAAAGCAAGCAGCACTGTCGTGGAATCTGATCGTGAGAAACAGAGCAGTTATTCTCCACCATCTGTTGTTGGTGTAGTAGGATCCTTCTCTACAAACGAGAGTGATGCTCCAAGGAAAATATCCGATGTGGACTTGCGGGATGTCCTAACGGCTGCTCAAGCTGCAGCTGATTCAGCAGAACGTGCGGCAGCAGCTGCCCGTTCAGCTGCAAGTCTTGCACAGCTCAGAATCAACGAGCTCACGAAGAAGACGCCTGACCAGTCTCCAGAGAGTCCGACTGAGAACCCTTTCTATTCAACCCCACCACAACAGACGATGGAAAAAACCACAAT TGATCATACTGAGTTCCAAATGGAAGAGACGTCATCACTTTTCAACCACCAAACAGAGAGACTCCACTCAATGGAAAAACCGCAGTTTGATCACCAAAACTCATCTGCCAGCAGCTATGGAGATCTTACTGACTTCCAACTAGGTGACTATTCATCACCTTTTAACCACCAAGCAGGGAGACTCCCTTCAATGGAAAAGCCTCGGTTTGATCATCAGAATTCATCAGCCAGCAGCTACGGAGATATTACAGAGCTCCAAAGACAAGATACCTCGTCATTTGACAGACTCAGTCCTTCTGACCAAGACCACCAGCAAATGAGACTACCTTCGAGGGAAGATGATCCATATTACTCATACCCTAATCTGTTCACATCGCAGAACCCTGACCGCTCACCTGGCTCTCGTTCATTTTCAGACACTTCAAAACCTGCCCATGATTCTTGA